The Streptomyces sp. NBC_01255 genome window below encodes:
- a CDS encoding aldo/keto reductase, with protein MTSLRTLGSSDLHVFPLALGGNVFGWTADEAQSFAVLDAYAAAGGNFVDTADMYSAWAEGNEGGESETVIGRWLASRGNRDDIVVATKVGAHPRFKGLSATTIKAGVEESLRRLGTDRIDLYYTHFDDESVPVEEIVTALDQLVKDGKVRAVAASNISPERLRASLDFAEAEGLARYVALQPHYNLVSRDTYEGPLLETVESAGLAAVPYFGLASGFLTGKYRPGATVDSVRASGAGEHLDTDRGRAVLSALDAVAEAHEAELATVALAWLASRPTVAAPIASARTVEQLPALVASADLTLTAADLTLLTEASAV; from the coding sequence ATGACTTCTCTCCGCACGCTGGGCTCTTCCGATCTGCACGTCTTCCCGCTCGCCCTGGGCGGCAACGTCTTCGGCTGGACCGCCGACGAGGCACAGTCCTTCGCCGTCCTCGACGCCTACGCCGCCGCCGGCGGAAACTTCGTCGACACCGCGGACATGTACTCCGCCTGGGCCGAGGGCAACGAGGGCGGCGAGTCCGAGACCGTCATCGGCCGCTGGCTCGCCTCCCGCGGCAACCGCGACGACATCGTCGTCGCCACCAAGGTCGGCGCCCACCCCCGCTTCAAGGGGCTCTCCGCCACCACCATCAAGGCGGGCGTGGAGGAATCGCTGCGCCGCCTCGGCACCGACCGCATCGACCTCTACTACACGCACTTCGACGACGAGTCGGTCCCGGTCGAGGAGATCGTCACCGCCCTCGACCAGCTCGTGAAGGACGGCAAGGTGCGGGCCGTCGCCGCCTCCAACATCTCCCCCGAGCGGCTGCGCGCCTCCCTCGACTTCGCGGAGGCCGAGGGCCTCGCCCGGTACGTCGCGCTCCAGCCGCACTACAACCTGGTCTCGCGCGACACCTACGAGGGCCCGCTCCTGGAGACCGTCGAGAGCGCCGGGCTCGCCGCCGTCCCGTACTTCGGGCTCGCCTCCGGCTTCCTCACCGGCAAGTACCGCCCCGGTGCCACCGTCGACAGCGTCCGCGCCTCCGGAGCCGGCGAACACCTGGACACCGACCGGGGCCGGGCCGTGCTCTCCGCACTCGACGCGGTCGCCGAGGCCCACGAGGCCGAGCTCGCCACCGTCGCCCTCGCCTGGCTGGCCTCCCGGCCGACCGTCGCCGCGCCGATCGCCTCGGCCCGTACGGTCGAGCAGCTCCCCGCCCTGGTCGCGTCCGCGGACCTCACCCTCACCGCGGCGGACCTGACGCTTCTGACGGAGGCCTCGGCGGTCTGA
- a CDS encoding M23 family metallopeptidase codes for MASNTPAPEAPFDAFGGGAGPAAPDTEWNPTEGTLRAESRSGGRHRVVKQRSNFARSSTVLGVGVIAAVGAGGLATAQEKPPVAISLPDLPDLADLNLPAAEDLPGVGELFADDADDADQRIQDTIERTGGNPNPLTAATYVTPAGEKANGTAATARTAQAGYTTQTGTAETATTATTAGVADAGEILRARILQQAEQQQASADAAEKLAAEKAAAEKAAAEAAAKAEAAEKAAAEAKAKAEAEAKAKAEAEAKAEAERKAAEAEAERLAQLAASYSMPLSSYSVSATYMQSGSMWSSGYHTGLDFAAPTGTPLKAVHSGTVKSAGWSGSYGYRVVLELEDGTEVWYAHLSSMTVGAGQTVTTGETIGRVGATGNVTGAHLHMEVHTSGGDGIDPAAWLRSKGLPI; via the coding sequence GTGGCGTCCAACACTCCCGCACCCGAAGCCCCCTTTGATGCCTTCGGTGGTGGTGCGGGTCCTGCCGCTCCGGACACCGAGTGGAACCCCACCGAGGGAACCCTCCGCGCCGAGAGCCGCTCCGGCGGCCGGCACCGGGTCGTCAAGCAGCGCTCCAACTTCGCCCGTTCCTCCACCGTCCTCGGCGTCGGCGTCATCGCGGCCGTCGGTGCGGGCGGCCTCGCCACCGCGCAGGAGAAGCCGCCGGTCGCGATATCGCTCCCGGACCTCCCGGACCTCGCCGACCTGAACCTCCCGGCCGCCGAGGACCTCCCCGGCGTCGGCGAGCTGTTCGCCGACGACGCGGACGACGCCGACCAGCGCATCCAGGACACCATCGAGCGGACCGGCGGCAACCCGAACCCGCTCACCGCCGCGACGTACGTCACCCCGGCCGGCGAGAAGGCGAACGGCACCGCCGCGACCGCCCGGACCGCCCAGGCCGGTTACACCACGCAGACCGGGACCGCCGAGACCGCCACGACGGCCACCACCGCCGGCGTGGCCGACGCGGGCGAGATCCTGCGCGCCCGCATCCTCCAGCAGGCCGAGCAGCAGCAGGCCTCCGCCGACGCCGCCGAGAAGCTCGCCGCCGAGAAGGCCGCGGCGGAGAAGGCGGCGGCCGAGGCCGCGGCCAAGGCCGAGGCGGCGGAGAAGGCGGCAGCCGAGGCGAAGGCCAAGGCCGAAGCGGAAGCCAAGGCCAAGGCGGAGGCGGAAGCCAAGGCGGAGGCCGAGCGGAAGGCCGCGGAGGCCGAGGCCGAGCGCCTCGCCCAGCTCGCCGCCAGCTACTCGATGCCCCTCTCCTCGTACTCCGTCAGCGCCACCTACATGCAGTCCGGCTCGATGTGGTCCTCCGGCTACCACACCGGCCTCGACTTCGCCGCCCCCACGGGCACCCCGCTCAAGGCCGTCCACAGCGGCACGGTCAAGTCGGCGGGCTGGTCCGGCTCCTACGGCTACCGGGTCGTCCTGGAGCTGGAGGACGGCACCGAGGTCTGGTACGCCCACCTCTCCTCCATGACGGTCGGCGCGGGTCAGACCGTGACCACCGGCGAGACGATCGGCCGCGTCGGCGCCACCGGCAACGTCACCGGCGCCCACCTCCACATGGAGGTCCACACCTCCGGCGGCGACGGCATCGACCCGGCGGCCTGGCTCCGCTCCAAGGGCCTGCCGATCTGA
- a CDS encoding PP2C family protein-serine/threonine phosphatase, with the protein MGHPLGAAGRGRRGGEGRPGPYGGARRFLRALPPLIIVGGVVFDLSTPATYTAAPLFSAAPLIAAPFFSTLTTLLTGIAAVLASVGLHVYNGTATEIPALTEVFTVVTVSALALLVNRVVRRSGERLASARVIAETAQKAVLPTPAERIGGLQCAARYEAAQADAFIGGDLFAVQDTPHGVRLVVGDVRGKGMEAVEAVAVVIGAFREAAEQEVSLEGVAQRLERALAREGTRRDGLDAFEGFTTAVLAEIPRADGTGGGEGDARGEGDAGSVRVVNRGHPPPLLLYADGKLDVLDPAEPALPLGMGELAAWPDRAEERPYPPGATLLFYTDGLSEARDAEGVFYDPASRLAGRIFPGPEELLDALVDDVRLHTGGGSTDDMALLALSRPAAGQQERRRTMPVVPPVPSAPPEGPPVRPGHQA; encoded by the coding sequence GTGGGGCACCCCCTAGGAGCAGCGGGTCGCGGGCGGCGGGGCGGCGAGGGCCGCCCCGGCCCGTACGGAGGGGCCCGGCGCTTCCTCCGGGCGCTGCCCCCGCTGATCATCGTGGGCGGCGTCGTCTTCGACCTGTCGACGCCGGCCACGTACACGGCCGCGCCGCTCTTCTCCGCCGCCCCGCTGATCGCCGCGCCGTTCTTCTCGACGCTCACGACCCTGCTCACCGGGATCGCCGCCGTTCTCGCCTCCGTCGGGCTGCACGTCTACAACGGCACAGCGACCGAGATCCCGGCCCTCACCGAGGTCTTCACCGTCGTCACCGTCTCCGCGCTCGCGCTGCTGGTCAACCGGGTCGTGCGGCGCAGTGGCGAGCGGCTGGCCTCCGCCCGGGTCATCGCGGAGACCGCGCAGAAGGCGGTGCTGCCGACGCCGGCCGAGCGGATCGGCGGGCTGCAGTGCGCGGCCCGTTACGAGGCGGCGCAGGCGGACGCCTTCATCGGCGGTGACCTGTTCGCGGTGCAGGACACCCCGCACGGGGTGCGGCTCGTCGTCGGGGACGTGCGGGGCAAGGGGATGGAGGCGGTCGAGGCCGTCGCCGTCGTGATCGGGGCGTTCCGGGAGGCGGCCGAGCAGGAGGTCAGTCTGGAGGGGGTGGCGCAGCGGCTGGAACGGGCGCTGGCCCGGGAGGGGACCCGCAGGGACGGGCTCGACGCCTTCGAGGGGTTCACGACGGCCGTCCTGGCGGAGATCCCGCGCGCCGACGGGACGGGCGGCGGCGAGGGTGATGCCAGGGGCGAAGGTGACGCCGGGAGCGTACGGGTCGTCAACCGAGGCCATCCGCCACCGCTGTTGCTGTACGCGGACGGGAAGCTGGACGTGCTGGATCCGGCGGAGCCGGCGCTGCCGCTCGGCATGGGCGAGCTGGCGGCGTGGCCGGACAGGGCCGAGGAGCGGCCGTACCCGCCGGGCGCGACGCTGCTGTTCTACACGGACGGCCTCTCGGAGGCGCGGGACGCGGAGGGCGTCTTCTACGACCCGGCGTCCCGCCTCGCCGGGCGGATCTTCCCGGGACCCGAGGAGTTGCTCGACGCGCTCGTGGACGACGTACGGCTCCATACGGGCGGCGGGTCGACGGACGACATGGCGCTGCTCGCGCTGAGCCGGCCCGCGGCGGGGCAGCAGGAGAGGCGCCGGACGATGCCGGTGGTGCCGCCGGTGCCGTCGGCGCCGCCGGAAGGGCCCCCGGTCCGGCCCGGTCACCAGGCGTAG
- a CDS encoding MFS transporter has product MSTTTAPPQGGIWKQSRTFDPAVRLLFLNQLTINLGFYMLMPFLAAHLADGIGMAAWSVGLVLGARNLSQQGMFLVGGALADRLGFKPLIVAGCALRTVGFGALAFAQSLPMLIAASLATGLAGALFNPAVRACLAAEAGEERRVQAFALFHAYYQAGILLGPLVGVALTGVSFRLTCTVAAVLFAGLTLVQLRHLPVRGGDAPSAGEGGRGQFRTVLSHRTFWLFSLAMTGSYVLSFQVYLALPLAAEGTGLTTALFVVSALVALAGQLRITAWCRRRLDRERCLVLGLALMGGAFLVPAALGRGVVGLLLCAAVLAVANAVLYPYEMDTVVALSRGRWVATHYGLYNTVCGIGITLGNLATGALLDVTGWSAVPWLALCAVGLVCAGAVALLARGGRLAETPAPEAP; this is encoded by the coding sequence TTGAGCACCACGACCGCGCCTCCCCAGGGAGGCATCTGGAAGCAGAGCCGTACCTTCGACCCGGCCGTGCGGCTGCTCTTCCTCAACCAGCTCACCATCAACCTCGGCTTCTACATGCTGATGCCGTTCCTGGCCGCGCACCTCGCGGACGGGATCGGCATGGCGGCCTGGTCGGTCGGCCTCGTCCTCGGCGCCCGGAACCTCTCCCAGCAGGGCATGTTCCTGGTCGGCGGGGCGCTCGCCGACCGGCTCGGCTTCAAGCCGCTCATCGTCGCCGGCTGCGCGCTGCGGACGGTCGGCTTCGGGGCGCTCGCCTTCGCGCAGTCGCTGCCGATGCTGATCGCCGCCTCGCTCGCGACCGGGCTCGCGGGGGCGCTGTTCAACCCGGCGGTCCGGGCCTGCCTCGCGGCGGAGGCGGGGGAGGAGCGGCGGGTGCAGGCCTTCGCGCTGTTCCACGCGTACTACCAGGCGGGCATCCTGCTCGGGCCGCTCGTGGGGGTGGCGCTGACCGGGGTGTCGTTCCGGCTGACGTGCACGGTGGCGGCGGTCCTGTTCGCCGGCCTGACCCTCGTACAGCTCCGGCATCTGCCCGTCAGGGGCGGGGACGCCCCCTCGGCGGGGGAGGGCGGGCGGGGGCAGTTCCGCACCGTCCTGTCCCACCGCACGTTCTGGCTGTTCTCGCTCGCCATGACCGGCTCGTACGTGCTGTCGTTCCAGGTCTATCTGGCGCTGCCGCTCGCGGCGGAGGGCACGGGGCTCACGACGGCGCTGTTCGTCGTCTCGGCGCTGGTCGCGCTCGCCGGGCAGCTGCGGATCACGGCCTGGTGCCGGCGCCGCCTCGACCGCGAGCGGTGCCTGGTCCTCGGGCTCGCGCTGATGGGCGGGGCCTTCCTGGTCCCGGCGGCCCTGGGCAGGGGCGTGGTGGGGCTGCTGCTGTGCGCGGCGGTCCTGGCCGTGGCGAACGCCGTGCTCTACCCGTACGAGATGGACACCGTCGTCGCCCTCTCCCGGGGGCGCTGGGTGGCCACCCACTACGGGCTCTACAACACGGTCTGCGGGATCGGGATCACCCTCGGGAACCTGGCGACGGGCGCGCTGCTCGACGTCACCGGGTGGTCGGCGGTGCCGTGGCTGGCGCTGTGCGCGGTGGGTCTGGTGTGCGCGGGGGCGGTCGCCCTCCTCGCCCGCGGCGGACGTCTCGCGGAGACGCCGGCGCCGGAAGCCCCCTAG